The stretch of DNA ATCGACAACATAATGTCTTATGTTTTCAGAAAAATCAAACTCATTCTGTGAGCAAACCATACTATTTATGTACAATtcaatatgatatatataaggCATATATGATCTAGTCCTTTTAGTTCACAGCAGTAAGAGGAAGCCGGGAGTCCCTCAAAGAAACAACGGCCTCTAACATTTGCTTTAAATCTCCATTTGCCTGCTTTAAAGATTTCGTGTCCCAGAATGACTTCAGCAATTCTTCAAAAGATGGAGTCCTGAGTTCCTCAATGGAAGAAATGCTTGGAATATTGATTGCTTTCTTCTTCGGTGTCGAGCACGATGGTTGATCCACCTAATATGTCAAAACCAGATTTCATTCTCACAGACTTCTTATTTTGCAAGTGTCATTTAAGCATATGTTTTACgcaatatatatatgtgtgtgtgtgtgtgtgtgttctgCTTCATATTTGTGCAGGTTTTTTTCCAAATGTGTTGTCAAGCAACATAATTAAATTGTGCGACACAGTCCCCTACCACATAATCCTCTAGAAGGCATTTTCCTGCATTTTCTGTGATTTCCACAATCTTGTGATGATGCCCACTATTCAGTTCTCTCAAGTCTCCGCAACAAGGAACAATCATGGAATCAAGATTCGTGCTTGCCTCGTGGTCAAGTTGTAGCGAACCTGAGGGTTAATAAAATGAAAAGGATGTCAAGTATAAGACATATGAACATCTCCAAAACTGAAATAGATATAGTTATCTTACGGTCAATGGACGAGAGCAGATTTTTGCTTCCAATATCTGCATCTTCAAgagcagagtttacagcagaaGTAAACCGTCCATGCAGTAGTTCATTGGTGCCCATTTCTCTCCTATAGTTAGGTCACATGTAACCATAAAATGACAATAATGTGCAGGTGAAACTTTAAAGCTTGAATATTGGGATTTGAACTAACCTAACTATTTCGTTCATTGAAGCAACATTGCTCTTCTCTAGACTAAGCAGGGATTCTTGAGCATTTTTCCATTGTTGGGCACCCAATTTTGCTTGTTCCATACTGTGTATTTTCATTTGTTGAGAATTAGAGATGTCACTTGAAAGGAATTTATAATTTGTGAAAAAAACATATGAAACTAACCATTTATATAAAACATCCTTCATGTCATTTTTACCAATTTCCACTGATGCTGTGTCGTCAATATAATGGGATTCAGCGCTCTCCATGTAACTTGTCCATTCAGCTTTGATAGAACAAGTAGTATCTTGCATAATTGACATCTCCTGCTGTAAACTAGTTGTTCTGCTAGCTGCACTCTCCCTAAGCCCATCAATCGCACATTGAACCTGGTAACAAAAAAGTGGAAAGGACATAATAATTTCTTATCATTTGAGTAACAATATAAAAAGAATAAGACTGTAATAGTCGACCAAAGGAGAGTGCAATCATCATTTAAATGCATAAATCATTTAGCCTCTCTTTTATCTTTGTTGGCTGGATTGTTCTGAAACCAGCAACTGGGTCACACATGGCAATTTGACGGATTTACTGACAAGTAACTTGAAAATGATAATCAAAACAAAGTAAGAAAATGCATGAGTAAACCTTAAAATTAAGGAGAcaaaaaatatgatgatgttcCCAATAAGTGACAATTTTTACCTGTCTCTTTCAATTAGAGTGGGAATAAGTTCAAACGAAATTCTAAGTGAAGGTCGTCCTACGTTAAATTCAAAGTAGAAAAGATCTTTCCAGGGACGAAATTCTAAGTGAAGGTTGTCCTACGTTAAATTTTTCCAGGGGCATACCAGTTTTCGCTTTCGAGAATTTGAACCTGCAAGCAGCTCTGCCACTTTTTCTAGTAGTTGCTTTTCTTCATGAGCAGCACAATCCTATGAAAAAAATTGAACATCCACTCAGAAAATAGTTTGATGTGCAAGCCGAATGAAGTTTCTAAGCAAAGAACGTAAACCTCAAACTTCTTTTCAAATTCAGATAATTTCCGATCATTATTCGTATGTGCTTCTTCCACAATCTGCCCCAATTTTGTGGTGTGGCCATCTAAAGTCTTGAAGAAGTTTACAGTTATTTGAGAGATTGATCTTGTGGTTTCAACTGCTCTGCTGTGAGCCTGAAAATAATGTCGCAATTATTTATAtggcaaaaaaaaaatccaacttCCATCTTATTAACTAAGAATTGCCAACCTCTCGTTGCTGTTGTGCGTATACAGTTAATTTGTTCTCCTGACTGTGCAGGCAATTTTGAAGGTCATCGAGTAAAGTATCAGCCACTGAAGCCATTCCTTGGAAAAGCTGCAATAGATTAACTGCAATCAGATTCCTGCTGTAACAAGGTTCTATGATTTGTCACAGCAATATCAATAGATTCAAACCTCCTCTAGTGCAGAAGAATGCTTAGAAACTTCCAAATTCAGTTGACCAAAAGTTGACTGAGAGTTACCATCAAGCTCTCCAGCTAACTCATCTAAAACCTTTATACCAGATCGATACATGGTTTTCAAGTTTTTAAGGTGATCCCGAAGCTCTCCAGCAGCCTAGAAATGCAAGAGATAAGAAACTCTGGTTGACTAGGAACTTGTTATCTAACCTACGTACCTCGGTCTTTGTGGATACGAATGACTGCATGTCTTCTTCCATCTCCTTCAATTGTTGCTGTTGCTGAGTGGTAGAAGATGCCACAGATTTGTGCAAGATCTCAAGTTGCTTAGTCAATTGAGACTGGAAATTTTGAATAAGAATCTTATTCCCATCTTCTATTTTGTCTTTGCGTTCTACAGATTTAGTGATACTTTCATTATAATAGGATCATTTGCCTTAATATTTGAGCATATAACTTGGTTCAAAGTCAAAATGCAAACCAATCTTGGCAAATAGATTATGGACATCCGATACAGCATTCTCCAATTCTGCTCGAAGCTCAAGGGCACGCTCAACAAGTGCTTTCTCTGGTGAAAAGTAATCAagtgaaaatttcataaaactAACCACTTTTAGTCTAACAACTAAGAGAAACTAATGGTGAGCAAAATATAGTAAAGAATAAGAAAAATCAAATGAGATATCAGCACTTTTACAATGATTTCATTATATCACAGCTGGAATCTACAACAAGTGATGGGCTGAGACATTTTCACCATCATATTTTGAGTGGAAATTAAATAGACACAAAAATATTTCTAGGTACAGATATTCACTAGGGCTTGTATTCACCATTCAGCATAATTTTACATCTGATTACCCCCTGACACGTACCAGACTTGAGAAGATTGGATATAAGGTAATCTTTTTCTTTGATCGTTGCATTTGCCTGTTTATGCCTTTCTTCAAGATCAAGCAGTGAATGCTCAGTTTCTTGTAGCTTTTTCTGAATATGAATAGAAGCCAAATTTATTCCTTGACATCAAAGCAGAAGGGAAAAAGATTATAACGGTAGGCAGTCAGTCAAATTACACCTCGGTCTTTTCAAGTTTGTCAGTTAATTCAACAATCGACTGTTGTTGAGAATTGTGCAATTCCTGGAGTTCCAATAGTTGCTGCGCATAAATTGTAAATTTTGTGATAATTCTTGAATTTCCACAGAAAATATTAAGGTTAAAAATATGTCTTAAATTTACCTTGTCCCTGGATTCTAAATCAAGTTCCATGCGTTCTACTTTTTCGGACATGGCctgaatcatttttttaaaaaaaaatgacttTCATATCATGGGAAATCCATTAAATTTCAGCAAACACCATCAAACCTTTTTATCAGCCTCATCCTGGAGATAACGATCTCGTGGTATGTAGATTCCATTCTTCTCCCTTGCAGCATATACCTCTGAAGGACATAAAGTCATTATTTATATGTAAAGAAGTTCAGATTGCTTTGAAGAATAAGCTTAACAACCGTAGATGAAGTTCACAACACACGCACGCACAACAACCTTGCTTAAGTCGATCAatctcagaatataaatccttCATTATTGCAGATTTCATCATTTTTTGATTGATCTGTAATAACAACCATCTACTTTTAGCTGCCAGTCCACATAGTAAAATAAAGCAGCTGAAAGAAAGGAAGAGTCGTATCATATATTTCAAGAACACTAACCTCGGGTTTGTTCTTTATATTTTTTGCACGGTGAGCATAATCCAGAGTACTAAGTGTCTCTTCCAAACAGTGGATGGAAGGTGATATTGTTGCAATTATACAAGTCTTCGTTTTTCCCCCAAGAGAATCTCTCAGCAACCTTGTCAACTTGCTATCCCTGAGATTTCACGTGACATTGTAtgaattgataaaataatttttttgtaacaCACCTGGATAATGGATACCAGGTTAACATGGAAAAATTAATTGGGCTTTTTTACCTATAGGGTACGTGACCGGAATGCTCCACCAAAGCATTTATGACTCGACCAAGGGTCAGCAAGCTCTTGTTGATCTCACCTGCTTCCCTTGCTCTGCCCTGAAATGGTAGACACAATCACCGACCGACAGACAGACAGACAGATAGATTTTTTCCAGTTTAAATTATGTTGACTTTTACTCCCACTGTGCTCTACAAAAAAACAGATAGAGAAGGAAAAAATTCGGATAAATTGCTATTCTTACTTCTCTGGCACCAGAGCGTGAAATATTTTCTGaaccagcaagatcaaccagaTTAAGCTTCCCACATTTGATCATCTCCTCTCCTTCTGGAGTGCACTCTTTGATGTGAATTGTGATTGAAAAAATAGAGTGAGAACGGCTGCTCTGTTTGTTAAGAAGAGTCTCTGCTGTTCTCCTTTTAGCAGAACCTTTCTCTAAGATTTTATAGATTTCATTTGCCGTGGTCACAATCTCCTCTTCCAATCCCCTGACAAAGACTCCACCCTTTCCATCCTCCATAAGCGCTATTGGTTTCTTTGACTTGTCTTCAATTAATTTTGAACATTCTTCTGGTGCCAAAAGATCTGAAATTTCCTCGTTGTACAATTCCAAGAATGTAACTTTCATGCTGTACTCAGCATTTTGAGCCTCTAGGATATCGAATATTTGCCTTACAGCTCTTGGAATAACTCCGCCATCACTTGGAATATCACCGTTCTAAACAAGAAGTCAAATCATTGAGATAAAAAGCAGCACGTTTTATATCTCGTAACCAGTATAGAAAGAGTGGACATAAATTAAACCTTTTTTCTTGATCCACCCTCCATTGTGTAAGTCTTGCCTGTTCCAGTTTGCCCATAGGCAAAAATGGTGCAATTGTACCCCTCCAGAACTTCAAAAACTATGGGGCAGATTGACTGATCATATATATCCTTTTGCTGAGATGTTGAACCAAATACCTAAACAAAACAGAAAACGAAGGTGTATTATTGACAACCCAAGTGAAAAAACTGAGAAAAAGTGAAAATATAAGGGGAAAACAGTCAGAACTTAGAAGTGAAACCAAGGGGAAAAAATGGTCTGCAACAATGTTGCTCATAAGTGAAACTAAGGGGAAAAAATGGTCTGAACCATGTTGCTTAAACAACCCATTCAACTACCTGGCTGCTATTTAATGAACACCGGGAACCATGTTATTTAAACAACCCTTCAACAACTGTCTGTTATTCAATGAATAAATCATGTCTGATATAGAGTGAACTTTACAATTTTCAATTCTTTCTTTTTGTACTTCTTAATATTCCCAAATTTATACGTGCAACAAAAACATGTAGGCAGGAGAAGATATATCAGACCTTGTCAAAGTTGAAAGTCCTATCAATCTGCTTATTGGCAATATTTTGAATAGCGCAAACTT from Primulina tabacum isolate GXHZ01 chromosome 3, ASM2559414v2, whole genome shotgun sequence encodes:
- the LOC142541108 gene encoding kinesin-like protein KIN-5D isoform X2 — protein: MDRRGGGGMVPISPSHTPRSSDKAARDLRSGDGSLNGKNDKEKGVNVQVIVRCRPLSEDEVRVHAPVVISCNENRREVCAIQNIANKQIDRTFNFDKVFGSTSQQKDIYDQSICPIVFEVLEGYNCTIFAYGQTGTGKTYTMEGGSRKKNGDIPSDGGVIPRAVRQIFDILEAQNAEYSMKVTFLELYNEEISDLLAPEECSKLIEDKSKKPIALMEDGKGGVFVRGLEEEIVTTANEIYKILEKGSAKRRTAETLLNKQSSRSHSIFSITIHIKECTPEGEEMIKCGKLNLVDLAGSENISRSGAREGRAREAGEINKSLLTLGRVINALVEHSGHVPYRDSKLTRLLRDSLGGKTKTCIIATISPSIHCLEETLSTLDYAHRAKNIKNKPEINQKMMKSAIMKDLYSEIDRLKQEVYAAREKNGIYIPRDRYLQDEADKKAMSEKVERMELDLESRDKQLLELQELHNSQQQSIVELTDKLEKTEKKLQETEHSLLDLEERHKQANATIKEKDYLISNLLKSEKALVERALELRAELENAVSDVHNLFAKIERKDKIEDGNKILIQNFQSQLTKQLEILHKSVASSTTQQQQQLKEMEEDMQSFVSTKTEAAGELRDHLKNLKTMYRSGIKVLDELAGELDGNSQSTFGQLNLEVSKHSSALEELFQGMASVADTLLDDLQNCLHSQENKLTVYAQQQREAHSRAVETTRSISQITVNFFKTLDGHTTKLGQIVEEAHTNNDRKLSEFEKKFEDCAAHEEKQLLEKVAELLAGSNSRKRKLVQCAIDGLRESAASRTTSLQQEMSIMQDTTCSIKAEWTSYMESAESHYIDDTASVEIGKNDMKDVLYKCMEQAKLGAQQWKNAQESLLSLEKSNVASMNEIVRREMGTNELLHGRFTSAVNSALEDADIGSKNLLSSIDRSLQLDHEASTNLDSMIVPCCGDLRELNSGHHHKIVEITENAGKCLLEDYVVDQPSCSTPKKKAINIPSISSIEELRTPSFEELLKSFWDTKSLKQANGDLKQMLEAVVSLRDSRLPLTAVN
- the LOC142541108 gene encoding kinesin-like protein KIN-5D isoform X1; its protein translation is MAYGEYIQIQTLRSVTAIFFEFIFSLYSFSFIITENSKTSHSIWSLYCLQRYRHLCSYSLFSLPRFAGRFSSTLNGHNLVVIPEMDRRGGGGMVPISPSHTPRSSDKAARDLRSGDGSLNGKNDKEKGVNVQVIVRCRPLSEDEVRVHAPVVISCNENRREVCAIQNIANKQIDRTFNFDKVFGSTSQQKDIYDQSICPIVFEVLEGYNCTIFAYGQTGTGKTYTMEGGSRKKNGDIPSDGGVIPRAVRQIFDILEAQNAEYSMKVTFLELYNEEISDLLAPEECSKLIEDKSKKPIALMEDGKGGVFVRGLEEEIVTTANEIYKILEKGSAKRRTAETLLNKQSSRSHSIFSITIHIKECTPEGEEMIKCGKLNLVDLAGSENISRSGAREGRAREAGEINKSLLTLGRVINALVEHSGHVPYRDSKLTRLLRDSLGGKTKTCIIATISPSIHCLEETLSTLDYAHRAKNIKNKPEINQKMMKSAIMKDLYSEIDRLKQEVYAAREKNGIYIPRDRYLQDEADKKAMSEKVERMELDLESRDKQLLELQELHNSQQQSIVELTDKLEKTEKKLQETEHSLLDLEERHKQANATIKEKDYLISNLLKSEKALVERALELRAELENAVSDVHNLFAKIERKDKIEDGNKILIQNFQSQLTKQLEILHKSVASSTTQQQQQLKEMEEDMQSFVSTKTEAAGELRDHLKNLKTMYRSGIKVLDELAGELDGNSQSTFGQLNLEVSKHSSALEELFQGMASVADTLLDDLQNCLHSQENKLTVYAQQQREAHSRAVETTRSISQITVNFFKTLDGHTTKLGQIVEEAHTNNDRKLSEFEKKFEDCAAHEEKQLLEKVAELLAGSNSRKRKLVQCAIDGLRESAASRTTSLQQEMSIMQDTTCSIKAEWTSYMESAESHYIDDTASVEIGKNDMKDVLYKCMEQAKLGAQQWKNAQESLLSLEKSNVASMNEIVRREMGTNELLHGRFTSAVNSALEDADIGSKNLLSSIDRSLQLDHEASTNLDSMIVPCCGDLRELNSGHHHKIVEITENAGKCLLEDYVVDQPSCSTPKKKAINIPSISSIEELRTPSFEELLKSFWDTKSLKQANGDLKQMLEAVVSLRDSRLPLTAVN